A genomic region of Conger conger chromosome 6, fConCon1.1, whole genome shotgun sequence contains the following coding sequences:
- the LOC133131054 gene encoding COUP transcription factor 2-like isoform X1, producing the protein MAMVVWRGSQDDVAETQGTLSSQAPQGGPLSLPTPQPGQLNLGGSQVAPPTQQTTVQGGPPNNTTQSTQSNQTTQSQAEKQPQHIECVVCGDKSSGKHYGQFTCEGCKSFFKRSVRRNLSYTCRANRNCPIDQHHRNQCQYCRLKKCLKVGMRREVSLFTAAVQRGRMPPTQPHHGQFSLTNGDPLHCHSYLSGYISLLLRAEPYPTSRYGSQCMQPNNIMGIENICELAARMLFSAVEWARNIPFFPDLQITDQVALLRLTWSELFVLNAAQCSMPLHVAPLLAAAGLHASPMSADRVVAFMDHIRIFQEQVEKLKALHVDSAEYSCLKAIVLFTSDACGLSDVAHVESLQEKSQCALEEYVRSQYPNQPTRFGKLLLRLPSLRTVSSSVIEQLFFVRLVGKTPIETLIRDMLLSGSSFNWPYMSIQ; encoded by the exons ATGGCAATGGTAGTGTGGAGGGGCTCCCAGGACGATGTCGCCGAGACGCAGGGCACCCTCTCCTCGCAAGCACCTCAAGGAGGACCGCTATCACTCCCCACTCCTCAACCAGGCCAGCTGAACCTTGGTGGTTCGCAGGTCGCCCCACCGACCCAACAGACAACCGTTCAAGGTGGACCACCGAACAACACGACACAGTCTACGCAGTCGAACCAGACGACCCAGAGTcaggcagaaaaacagccccagcaCATCGAGTGCGTTGTTTGCGGCGACAAATCTAGCGGTAAACACTACGGCCAGTTTACATGCGAGGGGTGCAAAAGCTTCTTCAAACGGAGTGTGCGAAGGAACCTCAGCTACACATGTCGTGCCAACAGGAACTGCCCTATCGACCAGCACCACCGCAATCAGTGTCAGTACTGTCGCCTAAAAAAATGCCTCAAAGTTGGCATGAGACGGGAAG TTTCTCTTTTTACTGCAGCTGTACAAAGAGGACGGATGCCACCCACGCAGCCACACCACGGTCAGTTCTCCTTGACAAACGGGGACCCCCTACACTGTCATTCCTACCTATCCGGATATATTTCGCTTCTTCTGAGAGCGGAGCCCTACCCGACATCCCGATATGGCAGTCAGTGTATGCAGCCAAACAACATCATGGGCATCGAGAACATTTGCGAACTGGCGGCCCGGATGCTCTTTAGCGCCGTGGAGTGGGCAAGGAATATCCCCTTCTTTCCCGACCTACAGATTACGGACCAAGTGGCCCTACTGAGGCTGACCTGGAGCGAGTTGTTTGTGCTGAACGCTGCACAGTGTTCCATGCCACTGCACGTGGCGCCTCTTTTGGCGGCGGCGGGCCTGCATGCCTCTCCCATGTCTGCGGATCGAGTTGTCGCCTTCATGGACCACATTAGGATCTTCCAGGAACAAGTTGAGAAGCTGAAAGCTTTGCACGTCGACTCAGCCGAATACAGCTGCTTAAAAGCCATAGTGCTTTTCACCTCAG ATGCTTGCGGTCTTTCAGATGTGGCTCACGTGGAAAGTTTGCAAGAGAAATCGCAATGTGCTCTGGAGGAGTACGTCCGGAGCCAGTACCCCAACCAGCCGACTCGATTTGGGAAGCTCTTACTTCGCCTGCCCTCTCTTCGTACGGTCTCATCTTCGGTCATAGAACAGTTATTTTTCGTCCGTTTGGTAGGTAAAACCCCGATTGAAACCCTCATCAGAGACATGTTGCTTTCCGGAAGCAGCTTCAACTGGCCCTACATGTCAATTCAATGA
- the LOC133131054 gene encoding COUP transcription factor 2-like isoform X3 → MMHHTEDESATYAFAVQRGRMPPTQPHHGQFSLTNGDPLHCHSYLSGYISLLLRAEPYPTSRYGSQCMQPNNIMGIENICELAARMLFSAVEWARNIPFFPDLQITDQVALLRLTWSELFVLNAAQCSMPLHVAPLLAAAGLHASPMSADRVVAFMDHIRIFQEQVEKLKALHVDSAEYSCLKAIVLFTSDACGLSDVAHVESLQEKSQCALEEYVRSQYPNQPTRFGKLLLRLPSLRTVSSSVIEQLFFVRLVGKTPIETLIRDMLLSGSSFNWPYMSIQ, encoded by the exons ATGATGCATCATACGGAAGACGAATCAGCAACATATGCATTTG CTGTACAAAGAGGACGGATGCCACCCACGCAGCCACACCACGGTCAGTTCTCCTTGACAAACGGGGACCCCCTACACTGTCATTCCTACCTATCCGGATATATTTCGCTTCTTCTGAGAGCGGAGCCCTACCCGACATCCCGATATGGCAGTCAGTGTATGCAGCCAAACAACATCATGGGCATCGAGAACATTTGCGAACTGGCGGCCCGGATGCTCTTTAGCGCCGTGGAGTGGGCAAGGAATATCCCCTTCTTTCCCGACCTACAGATTACGGACCAAGTGGCCCTACTGAGGCTGACCTGGAGCGAGTTGTTTGTGCTGAACGCTGCACAGTGTTCCATGCCACTGCACGTGGCGCCTCTTTTGGCGGCGGCGGGCCTGCATGCCTCTCCCATGTCTGCGGATCGAGTTGTCGCCTTCATGGACCACATTAGGATCTTCCAGGAACAAGTTGAGAAGCTGAAAGCTTTGCACGTCGACTCAGCCGAATACAGCTGCTTAAAAGCCATAGTGCTTTTCACCTCAG ATGCTTGCGGTCTTTCAGATGTGGCTCACGTGGAAAGTTTGCAAGAGAAATCGCAATGTGCTCTGGAGGAGTACGTCCGGAGCCAGTACCCCAACCAGCCGACTCGATTTGGGAAGCTCTTACTTCGCCTGCCCTCTCTTCGTACGGTCTCATCTTCGGTCATAGAACAGTTATTTTTCGTCCGTTTGGTAGGTAAAACCCCGATTGAAACCCTCATCAGAGACATGTTGCTTTCCGGAAGCAGCTTCAACTGGCCCTACATGTCAATTCAATGA
- the LOC133131054 gene encoding COUP transcription factor 2-like isoform X2: MAMVVWRGSQDDVAETQGTLSSQAPQGGPLSLPTPQPGQLNLGGSQVAPPTQQTTVQGGPPNNTTQSTQSNQTTQSQAEKQPQHIECVVCGDKSSGKHYGQFTCEGCKSFFKRSVRRNLSYTCRANRNCPIDQHHRNQCQYCRLKKCLKVGMRREAVQRGRMPPTQPHHGQFSLTNGDPLHCHSYLSGYISLLLRAEPYPTSRYGSQCMQPNNIMGIENICELAARMLFSAVEWARNIPFFPDLQITDQVALLRLTWSELFVLNAAQCSMPLHVAPLLAAAGLHASPMSADRVVAFMDHIRIFQEQVEKLKALHVDSAEYSCLKAIVLFTSDACGLSDVAHVESLQEKSQCALEEYVRSQYPNQPTRFGKLLLRLPSLRTVSSSVIEQLFFVRLVGKTPIETLIRDMLLSGSSFNWPYMSIQ, from the exons ATGGCAATGGTAGTGTGGAGGGGCTCCCAGGACGATGTCGCCGAGACGCAGGGCACCCTCTCCTCGCAAGCACCTCAAGGAGGACCGCTATCACTCCCCACTCCTCAACCAGGCCAGCTGAACCTTGGTGGTTCGCAGGTCGCCCCACCGACCCAACAGACAACCGTTCAAGGTGGACCACCGAACAACACGACACAGTCTACGCAGTCGAACCAGACGACCCAGAGTcaggcagaaaaacagccccagcaCATCGAGTGCGTTGTTTGCGGCGACAAATCTAGCGGTAAACACTACGGCCAGTTTACATGCGAGGGGTGCAAAAGCTTCTTCAAACGGAGTGTGCGAAGGAACCTCAGCTACACATGTCGTGCCAACAGGAACTGCCCTATCGACCAGCACCACCGCAATCAGTGTCAGTACTGTCGCCTAAAAAAATGCCTCAAAGTTGGCATGAGACGGGAAG CTGTACAAAGAGGACGGATGCCACCCACGCAGCCACACCACGGTCAGTTCTCCTTGACAAACGGGGACCCCCTACACTGTCATTCCTACCTATCCGGATATATTTCGCTTCTTCTGAGAGCGGAGCCCTACCCGACATCCCGATATGGCAGTCAGTGTATGCAGCCAAACAACATCATGGGCATCGAGAACATTTGCGAACTGGCGGCCCGGATGCTCTTTAGCGCCGTGGAGTGGGCAAGGAATATCCCCTTCTTTCCCGACCTACAGATTACGGACCAAGTGGCCCTACTGAGGCTGACCTGGAGCGAGTTGTTTGTGCTGAACGCTGCACAGTGTTCCATGCCACTGCACGTGGCGCCTCTTTTGGCGGCGGCGGGCCTGCATGCCTCTCCCATGTCTGCGGATCGAGTTGTCGCCTTCATGGACCACATTAGGATCTTCCAGGAACAAGTTGAGAAGCTGAAAGCTTTGCACGTCGACTCAGCCGAATACAGCTGCTTAAAAGCCATAGTGCTTTTCACCTCAG ATGCTTGCGGTCTTTCAGATGTGGCTCACGTGGAAAGTTTGCAAGAGAAATCGCAATGTGCTCTGGAGGAGTACGTCCGGAGCCAGTACCCCAACCAGCCGACTCGATTTGGGAAGCTCTTACTTCGCCTGCCCTCTCTTCGTACGGTCTCATCTTCGGTCATAGAACAGTTATTTTTCGTCCGTTTGGTAGGTAAAACCCCGATTGAAACCCTCATCAGAGACATGTTGCTTTCCGGAAGCAGCTTCAACTGGCCCTACATGTCAATTCAATGA